The following proteins are encoded in a genomic region of Leptospira ryugenii:
- a CDS encoding cellulose synthase family protein, with translation MLTFLSFSFLAIYGMDIFFLFYFGLHTYLMVFLYRKYKENCAEDEGLLLKKNDKKLPTVTVQLPIFNEFYVVDRLIESACALSYPKEKLQIQVLDDSTDETIEKVKGLVREYQKQGIWIEHLHRTNRRGHKAGALEEGMQKAKGEFIAIFDADFTPEPDFLLRTLGYFKSPEIGMVQARWGHLNEDYNILTKAQSFGIDGHFMIEQVARNGASLWMNFNGTAGIWRRTCIEDAGGWEHDTLTEDFDLSYRAELKGWKFRYIKDVVCKAEIPATMNAYKSQQFRWCKGSIQTAVKLLPTIWKSNEPWKIKAEAITHLINYSVHPLMILNILLTAPLLLMEYWAGFKMDDLPIEILFGSAALLSVGSLGPVIFYAYSQREIYPNWKKKLIYLPVLVMIGTGIAVMNTFAWMEAVFGIQSGFKRTPKLRIEGSQDNLKEKMKYVVPVDYRAILEFFMGLYCVLCIYLSFLVGKPYVIGFMVLYAIGFFYVSFLSIAESFWKFRPASAEEKEASALA, from the coding sequence ATGCTTACGTTTTTATCATTTTCCTTTTTAGCCATTTACGGGATGGATATATTCTTCCTATTTTACTTCGGTCTCCACACCTACTTGATGGTGTTTCTCTACAGAAAGTACAAAGAGAACTGTGCGGAGGATGAGGGCCTCCTCTTGAAAAAAAATGACAAGAAGCTCCCGACAGTTACGGTGCAATTGCCCATATTCAATGAATTTTATGTCGTAGACCGTTTGATTGAGTCTGCCTGCGCTCTCTCTTATCCGAAGGAAAAGCTCCAAATCCAAGTCTTGGATGATTCCACCGACGAGACCATTGAGAAAGTGAAAGGCCTAGTGCGGGAATACCAAAAGCAAGGCATTTGGATTGAGCACCTTCACCGTACCAACCGAAGGGGCCACAAGGCAGGAGCTCTCGAAGAAGGGATGCAAAAAGCAAAAGGTGAATTCATCGCAATCTTTGATGCGGATTTTACTCCTGAACCAGATTTTTTGCTCCGAACTCTCGGTTATTTCAAATCCCCCGAAATAGGCATGGTGCAAGCAAGGTGGGGACACCTCAATGAGGACTATAATATCCTCACAAAGGCACAGAGTTTTGGGATCGATGGTCACTTCATGATCGAACAGGTCGCTAGAAATGGTGCTTCCCTTTGGATGAATTTCAATGGAACTGCCGGTATTTGGCGTCGGACCTGTATCGAAGATGCAGGTGGTTGGGAACACGATACCTTGACTGAAGACTTTGATCTCTCTTACCGTGCCGAATTGAAAGGATGGAAATTCCGTTATATCAAAGATGTTGTATGTAAGGCAGAAATTCCTGCCACTATGAATGCATACAAATCCCAACAATTTCGTTGGTGTAAAGGTTCCATCCAAACTGCCGTTAAATTACTTCCGACCATTTGGAAGTCGAATGAACCTTGGAAGATCAAAGCAGAAGCAATCACTCATTTGATCAACTATTCAGTCCATCCGCTTATGATTCTGAATATTCTTTTGACTGCTCCTTTACTTCTCATGGAGTATTGGGCCGGCTTCAAAATGGATGACCTTCCGATAGAGATCCTCTTCGGTTCAGCCGCTCTCCTTTCCGTCGGTTCACTAGGACCTGTCATCTTTTATGCCTATTCCCAAAGAGAGATATACCCCAATTGGAAGAAAAAACTCATCTATTTGCCAGTCCTCGTTATGATAGGGACTGGGATTGCCGTGATGAATACTTTCGCTTGGATGGAAGCCGTGTTTGGGATCCAGTCCGGATTCAAGCGAACCCCAAAACTTCGGATTGAAGGGAGCCAAGACAACTTAAAAGAAAAGATGAAGTATGTCGTTCCTGTGGATTACCGAGCGATTCTAGAGTTTTTCATGGGTTTGTATTGTGTCCTTTGCATTTATCTCTCCTTCCTAGTGGGTAAGCCCTATGTGATTGGGTTTATGGTTTTATATGCGATAGGATTCTTTTATGTCTCCTTTCTCTCCATTGCTGAATCTTTCTGGAAATTCCGACCAGCCTCCGCCGAAGAGAAAGAAGCGAGTGCCTTGGCTTAG
- a CDS encoding oxidoreductase: MNFPKLPRTFTRKLHKTENRRERTIQGQFVIPVPTGVVIEGDFPRRVELGDTLVFTDQMRILAPVHGIVTKSEDGSFFYVQQDGAWKTNSPLQIPELNLESLLAECTKGALASLDFPDCPLDQYFRSFSPQTSFDIYLAPYSRYHFLPFSEMLWQEMPEACQDFPILLQKIFPKANILSFLRANTDDYAHPDGIPEYFLSKERKCNIIDAKKDISDRKILYLGPETIYHILRKLYYGEPFTKRHLYICLVDKSGRIDTVQRYYLLTNGQSLEFLSKDMENRYKVASFQSMFESVESIDIQSMGFFNIYRHSILLLYERKPVKRSAFACIDCFECNSYCPTKANPFALVKHRNDEFVKEDCVDCGICTLYCPAGIDLRTMIQLEKSA, encoded by the coding sequence GTGAACTTTCCGAAGCTTCCCCGTACCTTTACAAGGAAGTTACACAAAACCGAGAATCGTAGAGAAAGAACCATACAAGGTCAATTTGTCATTCCCGTTCCTACGGGAGTGGTAATTGAAGGTGATTTCCCTCGTAGAGTCGAACTCGGTGATACCCTGGTCTTTACAGACCAAATGCGGATCCTAGCACCAGTCCATGGCATCGTTACAAAAAGTGAAGATGGATCGTTTTTCTATGTCCAACAAGATGGTGCTTGGAAGACAAATTCACCACTCCAGATTCCAGAACTCAATTTAGAAAGCCTACTCGCAGAATGCACCAAAGGCGCGCTTGCTTCTCTTGATTTTCCTGACTGCCCACTTGACCAATACTTTCGTTCTTTCTCACCACAAACTAGCTTTGATATTTATTTAGCACCTTATTCCCGTTATCATTTCCTTCCCTTTTCGGAAATGTTATGGCAAGAGATGCCGGAGGCCTGCCAAGACTTTCCCATTTTGTTGCAGAAGATTTTTCCGAAAGCAAACATCCTTTCCTTCCTCCGCGCAAACACAGATGATTATGCGCACCCAGATGGGATTCCTGAATATTTTTTGTCAAAAGAGAGGAAGTGCAATATCATAGATGCCAAGAAGGACATTAGCGATAGAAAGATTCTCTATTTAGGTCCTGAAACCATTTACCATATCTTACGAAAGTTATACTACGGGGAACCTTTTACCAAAAGACATCTTTACATCTGTTTGGTGGACAAAAGCGGAAGGATAGACACAGTTCAACGTTATTACCTTTTAACAAACGGCCAATCGTTGGAGTTTTTAAGTAAGGATATGGAAAACCGCTATAAAGTGGCTTCCTTCCAATCGATGTTTGAGTCTGTCGAATCGATTGATATACAGTCGATGGGTTTTTTTAATATCTATCGTCATAGCATCTTGCTTCTCTATGAAAGAAAGCCTGTAAAGAGAAGTGCCTTCGCTTGTATTGATTGTTTTGAATGCAATTCCTATTGTCCAACCAAAGCAAATCCATTCGCACTTGTAAAACATAGAAATGATGAATTTGTAAAAGAGGACTGTGTTGATTGTGGGATATGCACTCTCTATTGTCCTGCCGGTATTGATTTAAGAACCATGATACAGTTGGAAAAGTCAGCCTAA
- a CDS encoding PTS sugar transporter subunit IIA: MNQLLEILDPKNIIFNFSATSKEDAIRKMMAHLVQTGSIEKSNEEEIIVSLLNREKSMSTGIGSGVAIPHCSVHYVNELKCAMAIAPQGIDFEALDHALVQIFIMLIVPKNKFQDHIKTLALIAKTLNIPEEREKLIKSKNFDEIQKAFLSAN; the protein is encoded by the coding sequence ATGAATCAGTTGTTAGAGATTCTCGATCCTAAGAATATCATATTCAATTTTTCCGCAACTTCCAAAGAAGATGCTATCAGAAAGATGATGGCTCATCTTGTCCAAACAGGCAGTATCGAAAAAAGTAACGAAGAGGAAATTATAGTCTCTCTTTTAAATCGAGAAAAGTCTATGTCCACTGGAATCGGCAGTGGTGTGGCGATTCCACATTGTTCTGTACACTATGTCAATGAATTGAAATGTGCTATGGCAATTGCGCCACAAGGGATAGATTTTGAAGCTTTAGATCATGCACTGGTACAAATTTTCATTATGTTAATCGTACCTAAAAACAAATTCCAAGACCACATTAAGACTCTTGCTTTGATTGCAAAAACACTGAATATACCGGAAGAAAGAGAGAAATTAATCAAATCGAAAAACTTTGATGAGATTCAAAAGGCGTTTCTCTCGGCAAACTGA
- a CDS encoding ABC transporter permease subunit encodes MKSELTRFLLFFILLSICASTLASFRSTDKQYLYADAGLSNLESSIKTNQLGTFFSNYKSFLNSLVFASGQTDSGESIYHHISQRLLPTFHLALFAVLFGAGLGILLSLFTLHVESQILASTLKRISELILSTPIFVFAVLFLILFFYQWELLPPGGYESLNTYYVILPGVTLGIRIFARIYLFQVSEIWKEVNTAYVNLLKTRQYPWTHIVYVEIFRKVLPFTMILVFLDFGSLVSGAMIVEEIFFFPGIGKSMYYSIKSMDRNLLATLLLYVGLIFYFVNRTSFHWQKSLMANKESSFE; translated from the coding sequence GTGAAATCTGAACTGACCCGCTTCTTACTTTTTTTCATACTCTTAAGTATATGTGCCTCTACTTTAGCTAGTTTTAGATCTACCGATAAACAATATTTATACGCAGATGCTGGTTTGAGTAATCTGGAAAGTAGCATAAAAACCAACCAACTTGGGACTTTCTTCTCCAATTATAAATCCTTTTTGAACTCACTTGTCTTTGCTTCCGGGCAAACGGATTCTGGAGAGTCTATTTACCATCATATTTCCCAACGTCTCCTCCCTACATTTCATTTGGCTCTATTTGCTGTTCTATTTGGAGCTGGATTGGGTATTTTGTTATCCTTATTTACATTGCATGTCGAATCACAGATTCTAGCGAGTACATTGAAGAGAATTTCGGAGCTGATTCTTTCGACTCCTATCTTTGTTTTTGCCGTTCTATTCTTGATCCTTTTTTTTTACCAATGGGAGTTACTTCCACCTGGTGGCTATGAATCATTAAATACGTATTATGTGATACTACCTGGTGTTACATTAGGGATTCGAATTTTTGCTCGAATCTATTTGTTCCAAGTAAGTGAAATTTGGAAGGAAGTGAATACGGCATATGTGAATCTCTTAAAGACTAGGCAGTATCCCTGGACTCATATCGTATATGTTGAAATCTTTCGTAAGGTTTTACCTTTTACAATGATATTGGTTTTCTTGGATTTTGGATCTCTTGTTTCTGGTGCGATGATTGTGGAAGAGATTTTCTTTTTCCCTGGTATCGGAAAATCAATGTATTATTCGATCAAATCCATGGATCGAAATCTTCTGGCAACCTTACTTTTGTATGTTGGTTTGATTTTTTATTTTGTAAATAGAACATCATTTCATTGGCAGAAGAGTCTGATGGCCAATAAAGAGAGTTCCTTTGAATGA
- a CDS encoding ABC transporter permease subunit translates to MTVSIRNLFRFIFALFVFVGLFLFESPTRVDLQLSHLGALEVLAHPFGCDRLGRDHWAMLSYGALTTILITIPSRILTLLFATFVSFAGMGKNKFLALLSEVFASVFLSVPSLLVALVTIAILSDSILGILLSIVFSDWAISFETLQGKLREIRKSGFISASQALGANSSHLLIFHYIPATRNILEFLFVTGIPSVIMTIALFSYLGINTDVFSFGPGLGEQISFSKDYFSVSPLSVLLPVLGIVSLVYSFSSEEKIK, encoded by the coding sequence ATGACAGTCTCGATTCGGAATTTATTTAGATTCATCTTTGCTCTATTTGTGTTTGTCGGTTTGTTTTTATTTGAATCTCCCACAAGGGTAGACCTACAACTTTCGCATTTAGGTGCCCTCGAAGTTTTGGCTCACCCATTTGGATGTGATCGATTGGGAAGAGACCATTGGGCAATGCTTTCTTATGGTGCACTCACTACGATTCTCATCACAATTCCTTCACGTATCTTAACACTTCTTTTTGCAACATTCGTTTCATTCGCAGGTATGGGAAAAAATAAATTCTTGGCACTACTTTCGGAAGTATTTGCCTCTGTATTCCTTTCCGTACCTTCCTTACTTGTTGCCTTGGTTACGATAGCAATACTTTCTGATTCTATTTTGGGTATTTTACTTTCGATTGTCTTTTCAGATTGGGCCATCTCATTCGAAACTTTGCAAGGAAAGTTGAGAGAAATAAGGAAGAGTGGTTTTATATCCGCATCACAAGCATTAGGAGCAAATTCCTCTCATTTACTTATTTTCCACTATATTCCTGCTACTCGAAATATATTAGAATTTCTATTTGTTACTGGAATACCTTCTGTTATCATGACGATTGCATTATTTTCCTATTTGGGGATCAATACAGATGTATTTTCCTTTGGGCCTGGCCTGGGAGAGCAGATCTCGTTTTCGAAAGATTATTTTTCAGTCAGTCCTCTTTCTGTTTTGCTTCCAGTTTTAGGAATTGTATCTTTGGTTTATTCGTTTTCCAGTGAGGAGAAAATCAAATGA
- a CDS encoding PEGA domain-containing protein, producing MIGIRSIASLMILCLLVPYSGAIWAVDEYYNFPSVSVKGTASYEKERNLCIFSFRSQTKEEKFQYLSKGLPSVILSEIRNLEYVYVEYPKPQIIYHSFGPNPEKTLNQLVEEKSEGSAKRKKKEVQSEEELNELRKSNRYLPPAQDPRYLKLKIKQFFDKRPPFVEDMYSLSKTMDCHYSITGEFTASNAEILMTAELYDEYEGKLEKFSHKTSFIRGYQEMAPLGEKIRFAMQGKETTGVQIDTQGVDSVLVYIDGIYLGKTPLTAKKFPVGKRELYLFKEGFYPIKQSIDLESGRTLSLDIKLTKMESTSFISVKSDVSEADVYLGMTYLGKTPIEKASIPAGQNRLRVSKAGYIDVFRPVDAKANEVSEYDVVLKEGKSEIYYPNKQYVFLDYTYKDFATYSLYGSLLFYAGYFYLNVASRRAIEDSRAQVTLVNGQALRSFYEGNSESTFLLWYAYQNQIINSSESRADYYKTMAGTLPMENRRNRQLVAGPMVIGMGVMLAAAVTFLLLGLDKETFDIGFLPYGPGANGQGFYTNVQGNGPMDGYSYFQWNARY from the coding sequence ATGATAGGCATACGATCCATCGCATCCTTGATGATCCTTTGCCTATTAGTTCCATATTCCGGAGCAATTTGGGCAGTCGACGAATACTATAACTTTCCGTCGGTCTCGGTGAAAGGAACAGCCTCCTATGAGAAAGAAAGAAATTTATGCATCTTTTCCTTTCGATCGCAAACTAAGGAAGAAAAGTTCCAATACCTCTCAAAAGGACTTCCTTCAGTCATTTTATCCGAAATTCGAAATTTAGAATATGTGTATGTGGAATACCCAAAACCACAAATCATCTACCATTCGTTTGGCCCCAACCCAGAAAAAACATTGAACCAATTGGTTGAAGAAAAGAGTGAAGGCTCTGCCAAGCGAAAAAAGAAAGAAGTCCAAAGCGAAGAGGAGCTAAATGAACTACGTAAGTCAAATCGATATCTACCACCTGCACAAGACCCGCGTTATCTGAAATTAAAAATCAAACAATTTTTTGATAAAAGGCCACCATTTGTCGAAGATATGTATTCGTTGTCAAAAACAATGGATTGCCATTATTCCATTACTGGTGAATTCACTGCGTCAAATGCAGAGATTCTAATGACTGCGGAATTATACGATGAGTACGAAGGTAAATTGGAAAAATTTTCTCATAAAACATCATTTATACGAGGATACCAGGAAATGGCACCTCTTGGTGAGAAAATCAGATTTGCCATGCAAGGCAAAGAAACAACTGGCGTACAAATTGACACACAAGGCGTTGATTCCGTGCTAGTGTATATAGATGGTATCTATTTGGGAAAAACACCCTTAACAGCTAAAAAATTTCCAGTAGGAAAGCGAGAATTGTATTTATTCAAAGAAGGCTTCTATCCTATCAAACAGAGCATCGATTTGGAGAGTGGACGGACTCTATCACTCGATATCAAACTTACCAAAATGGAAAGCACTTCTTTTATATCAGTAAAATCGGATGTTTCAGAAGCGGATGTCTATCTGGGAATGACGTATCTCGGTAAAACACCAATAGAAAAGGCATCCATTCCTGCGGGACAAAACCGTCTGCGTGTTTCTAAGGCAGGATACATAGATGTATTTCGGCCAGTAGATGCAAAAGCAAATGAGGTTTCGGAATACGATGTTGTTTTGAAAGAAGGCAAGTCGGAGATCTACTATCCCAATAAACAATACGTTTTTTTAGATTATACGTATAAAGATTTTGCCACCTACTCCTTGTATGGTTCTCTTTTGTTCTATGCAGGTTATTTTTACTTAAATGTTGCTTCCAGAAGGGCCATTGAGGATAGTCGTGCACAGGTAACACTTGTCAATGGCCAAGCTCTTCGGTCTTTCTATGAAGGTAATTCAGAAAGTACATTTCTCCTCTGGTATGCCTACCAAAACCAAATCATCAATTCTTCTGAATCAAGAGCTGACTATTACAAAACAATGGCGGGCACCCTTCCTATGGAAAACAGGAGAAACCGCCAATTGGTTGCTGGACCCATGGTGATCGGCATGGGCGTAATGCTTGCTGCCGCGGTCACATTTCTTTTGTTAGGTTTAGATAAAGAGACTTTCGACATAGGT